The following coding sequences lie in one Takifugu rubripes chromosome 8, fTakRub1.2, whole genome shotgun sequence genomic window:
- the LOC115250825 gene encoding placenta-specific gene 8 protein-like, with translation MSRQVVEVQPLSRDPEEGQWSTGLCECYKDMGDCCFALCCLPVFTCKVTSAAGACPCLPLLDCIGCVPPASLAMRASVRQRYSIPGNVCSDCLYGCCCYPLSWLQISRELKRRAASYASSSSSSARYTALDSLQGAHLV, from the exons ATGTCTCGTCAAGTGGTTGAGGTCCAGCCACTGAGCAGGGATCCAGAGGAGGGTCAGTGGAGTACTGGTCTCTGTGAGTGCTACAAGGATATGGGAGACT GCTGCTTTGCGCTGTGCTGCCTCCCGGTGTTCACCTGTAAGGTGACCAGCGCCGCAGGTGCATGCCCGtgcctccctctgctggactGTATCGGCTGTGTCCCCCCAGCCTCGCTGGCCATGAGGGCCTCAGTCAGGCAACGATACAGCATCCCG GGAAACGTGTGCAGCGATTGCCTGTATGGATGCTGCTGCTACCCATTATCTTGGCTTCAGATCTCAAGGGAGCTGAAGAGGAGAGCGGCATCCTAcgcctcctcgtcctcttcctcagccagaTACACCGCTCTCGActccctgcagggggcgcaCTTGGTCTAG
- the LOC115250827 gene encoding cornifelin homolog B-like: MVDTTVKTQPRPFVTMAHRWSSGICDCWSDLPQCCFAFWCFPCFACITAREAGECLCLPLLDAFGAIPPITTALRVSVRQQYGIEGSICNDCVYACFCGPCSWCQISREMKKRKNPITIA, encoded by the exons ATGGTTGACACGACGGTCAAGACCCAGCCTAGGCCCTTTGTCACAATGGCCCACAGATGGAGCTCTGGGATCTGTGACTGCTGGAGCGACCTGCCGCAGT GCTGCTTCGCCTTCTGGTGCTTCCCATGTTTCGCCTGCATAACAGCGCGTGAGGCTGGGGAATGTCTTTGTTTACCCCTGCTGGACGCCTTTGGAGCCATTCCACCTATAACCACAGCTCTGAGGGTGTCTGTACGCCAACAATATGGCATAGAG GGTTCCATCTGTAATGACTGTGTGTACGCCTGCTTCTGCGGGCCTTGCTCATGGTGTCAAATATcaagagaaatgaagaaaaggaagaatccCATCACCATAGCGTAG